The nucleotide sequence CCGCTGCGCCGGACGATCCAGCGTGAGATCGAGGACTCGCTGTCGGAGAAGATCCTCTTCGGTGAACTCACTGCCGGTCAGATCGTCGTGGTGGACACCGTCACCGGCGACGACGGCAAGGAGACGTTCTCCTTCCGGGGCGAGCCGAAGCCGGGCGTGCTCCTCGAAGCGGCGACCCTGGACGCCGGCAGCGTCGAGTAGCCAGAGGCGAGTAGCGACAACCACGAGGTCCCGGTTTCCTGGCGGAACCGGGACCTCGTGCGTTTTCCATGCGTTGAGGTTGCCCTCGTTGCGGTATCCCGGCGTTGAGGTTGCCCTCGTTGCGGTATCCCGGCGTTGAGGTTGCCCTCGTTGTCGACCGATGATGGCAACGAGGGCAACCTCACCGGGCTGGCTGGGCAACAGGGGTAACAGGGGCAGCATGCCAACCTGGGCAGCCTCGACGGGTCAGGTTGGCAGTGCGAAGCGGCCGTCCGGCAGCGGGTCGACCAGACCATCGGCAACGAGGGAGTCCTGGGCGCGCTGACGCTGCATCACGTCTGGCCACACAACGTCCAGAGCCTCCTGCCGGACTGGTCCGGACGCCGCTCGCAGCACGTCCATCAACCGTCCACGAACCTGCCGGTCGGTGCCGGCGAAGCGCTGGCCACGGGCCACGGGCCCGTCGTAGGTGGGGTATCCCGCCGCCCGCCAGGCGCACTGCGGAGCGAGCGGGCACCGGTCGCACGATGGTTTGGCGGCGGCGCAGACAACTGCGCCGAGTTCCATGATCGCCGCGCAGAAGCGCCACGCTCGGTCGTCGGAGGCGGGCAGCACCGACTCCATCGCCGTCAGGTCACGCGTGGTCGAGGGCGGCCCGGCCTGCCCCGATCCGTGCACCGCCCGAGCCAGCACCCGGCGGATGTTCGTGTCGACCACAGCCGATCGACGGTGATAAGCGAACGCCTGCACGGCTCGCGCGGTGTAGGCGCCGACTCCGGGCAGGGCCAGCAGCGCATCCAAGTCGGACGGGACCACCCCCGCGTGAACGTCGGTAATGGCGACCGCGCAGGCGTGCAGTCGCAGCGCCCGACCGGGATACCCCAACTTGCCCCACATTCGGACGGCCTCGCCTGCCGAGTCCCCAGCCAGTGATGCGGGATCAGGCCACCGATCCAGCCATGCGCGATAGGCCGGTTCCACGCGGTTGACGGGTGTCTGCTGCAACATCACCTCGCTGACCAGCACCGCCCACGGGGAGGTCCCGGACGCACGCCAAGGCAGCGAGCGGGCCTCGGCGGCGAACCAGCTCAGCAACGGCGTCACCAGAGCGGATTCCGAAGCGACGCCGGCCGCGCGGTCGACGCCGGCCGCCCTTCCGTCATCGGATGTC is from Jatrophihabitans telluris and encodes:
- a CDS encoding A/G-specific adenine glycosylase, producing MTTRSTSRPAARSGSRPTSDDGRAAGVDRAAGVASESALVTPLLSWFAAEARSLPWRASGTSPWAVLVSEVMLQQTPVNRVEPAYRAWLDRWPDPASLAGDSAGEAVRMWGKLGYPGRALRLHACAVAITDVHAGVVPSDLDALLALPGVGAYTARAVQAFAYHRRSAVVDTNIRRVLARAVHGSGQAGPPSTTRDLTAMESVLPASDDRAWRFCAAIMELGAVVCAAAKPSCDRCPLAPQCAWRAAGYPTYDGPVARGQRFAGTDRQVRGRLMDVLRAASGPVRQEALDVVWPDVMQRQRAQDSLVADGLVDPLPDGRFALPT